The following proteins are encoded in a genomic region of Glycine soja cultivar W05 chromosome 17, ASM419377v2, whole genome shotgun sequence:
- the LOC114393554 gene encoding pentatricopeptide repeat-containing protein At3g48250, chloroplastic-like, whose protein sequence is MNRLRAIVVNLRFLESPLASRVTATRSLLLTRNQVTHFSLCTPSPLLDNSHHFLLPNIHQNLYFSSKPNSIVELVLTSDWSKGLEQELEKCYPSMTHETVVYVLKRMEANPEKAWCFFNWVSAKEWYRPSSSLYGLILRVLATEETIKLFWITLRTMKTKGFYFDEEMYFPILAGFKRKNMNKDRVSLTRFYSQGIQENAMQIVVTKVVDIISGSEWGDEVMSNLAKLEIRMSDNFVTRVLKELRNCPLKAYEFFNWVGKQSGYEHDTVTYNAIARVLASTDSIEKFWSVIEEMKSVGHELDIDTYIKISKKLQKNKMMEDAVKLYELTMDGSYKPSVKDCSLLLKSISASDDPNLDLVFRVSKKYESTWHTLSKAIYDGIHRSLSGAGKLDEAESIVNHMRNAGYEPDNITYNQTIFGFCKMRKLDEACKVLEEMESCGFIPEIKTWTILIQGHCVANEVDRALLCLNRMIEKGCNADAAVLGVLIGSFLGQKRIDDAYKLLVEIVSKHGTSPRHGTYAKLIDNLLGIGKLEEALDLHCLMRNHEFTPIIEPFVQYISKFGSIEDAIKFLKSKGTPRSHSVYFRVFKSLLGNGRLSDAKDLLSKIPYISKRKKILELFSSMENCTVHGLSHISQ, encoded by the coding sequence ATGAATCGTTTAAGGGCAATTGTTGTTAACCTGAGGTTCCTCGAGTCGCCACTCGCCAGCCGAGTCACTGCAACTCGGTCTCTCCTACTCACCCGGAACCAGGTGACTCATTTCTCTCTCTGCACTCCATCTCCCCTTTTGGATAACTCTCACCATTTTCTCCTTCCCAACATTCATCAAAATCTCTACTTTTCTTCGAAACCAAATTCCATTGTTGAACTTGTTTTGACCAGCGATTGGTCCAAGGGTTTAGAGCAAGAGTTAGAAAAATGCTATCCATCCATGACCCATGAAACTGTTGTTTACGTTTTGAAGCGGATGGAAGCAAACCCAGAAAAAGCTTGGTGTTTTTTCAATTGGGTCAGTGCCAAAGAATGGTATAGACCAAGTTCGTCACTGTATGGCTTAATTCTCAGGGTCTTGGCCACTGAGGAGACGATAAAACTATTTTGGATTACTCTACGGACTATGAAGACAAAAGGGTTTTATTTTGATGAAGAGATGTATTTTCCAATATTAGCgggttttaaaagaaaaaatatgaacaaGGATCGTGTGTCTCTTACCCGCTTCTATAGTCAGGGTATTCAGGAAAATGCAATGCAAATTGTTGTCACCAAGGTGGTTGATATCATTTCAGGGTCTGAATGGGGTGATGAGGTTATGAGTAATCTTGCAAAGCTTGAAATTCGGATGTCGGATAATTTTGTAACAAGGGTTTTGAAAGAGCTTAGAAATTGTCCTTTAAAGGCCTACGAGTTCTTTAATTGGGTTGGGAAGCAATCTGGTTATGAGCATGATACAGTGACTTACAATGCGATTGCAAGAGTTCTCGCGAGTACTGACTCAATTGAGAAGTTTTGGAGTGTGATTGAGGAGATGAAGAGTGTGGGTCATGAATTGGATATTGATACTTACATAAAGATATCAAAGAAGCTTCAAAAGAAtaagatgatggaggatgctGTCAAGCTTTATGAGCTTACGATGGATGGTTCATACAAGCCTTCAGTTAAGGATTGCAGCCTTCTTTTGAAAAGCATCTCTGCAAGTGATGATCCAAACTTGGATTTAGTTTTCAGGGTTTCTAAGAAATATGAGTCAACCTGGCACACTCTCTCCAAGGCAATCTATGATGGAATCCACAGGTCTTTGTCAGGTGCTGGGAAACTTGATGAAGCTGAGAGTATTGTTAATCATATGAGAAATGCTGGCTATGAGCCTGATAACATCACAtacaatcaaacaatttttggattttgTAAGATGAGGAAGCTTGATGAAGCATGTAAAGTGCTGGAGGAGATGGAATCTTGTGGATTCATCCCTGAAATTAAGACTTGGACCATCTTGATCCAAGGGCATTGTGTTGCAAATGAAGTAGATAGGGCATTACTTTGTTTAAATAGGATGATTGAAAAGGGCTGCAATGCAGATGCTGCCGTTTTAGGTGTTCTAATAGGCAGTTTCCTTGGTCAAAAGAGAATAGATGATGCATACAAGTTGCTTGTAGAGATTGTTAGTAAGCATGGTACATCTCCGAGGCACGGTACATATGCGAAACTGATTGATAACCTACTGGGAATTGGGAAACTTGAGGAGGCACTTGATCTTCATTGTCTGATGAGGAATCACGAATTCACTCCAATCATTGAACCCTTTGTGCAGTATATTTCTAAGTTTGGGTCTATAGAAGATGCTATAAAATTCCTGAAGAGTAAGGGAACTCCCCGGTCCCATTCGGTCTACTTTCGTGTTTTTAAATCTTTACTCGGAAATGGTAGACTCTCTGATGCCAAAGATCTATTGAGCAAGATCCCCTATATAAGTAAACGTAAAAAAATCCTTGAGCTCTTTAGttcaatggagaattgcacggTGCACGGCCTCAGTCATATCAGCCAGTAA
- the LOC114391781 gene encoding protein DEHYDRATION-INDUCED 19 homolog 5-like isoform X2, with amino-acid sequence MDFDFRTSFHSVKHLSAVQAARLHSDNNSVIHYTDVDNDGRCDFRCPFCDFEIEVPVLCSNFEEEHCSALKNVVCPVCEENIGKDAIMQFTHSSSRRWAWKPEKSSIWPGNSAMLGKKLATRGNKQESITDPLLSPFICNVPFPKSNNFHPDENSRSNNKDIDIPNAKRTSTDAPDKGDEKDQQERRLKAAFVQQLVLSTIFE; translated from the exons ATGGACTTCGACTTCAGGACTAGTTTTCATTCTGTCAAGCACCTCTCTGCTGTGCAAGCGGCTAGACTTCACTCTG ATAATAATTCAGTGATCCATTACACAGATGTAGATAATGATGGCCGATGTGATTTCCGATGtccattttgtgattttgaaatTGAAGTTCCTGTGCTCTGCAGCAATTTCGAAGAGGAGCATTGCTCTGCCCTAAAAAATGTG gTTTGTCCCGTATGTGAAGAAAATATAGGGAAGGATGCAATCATGCAATTTACACATTCAAGCTCTCGAAGG TGGGCGTGGAAGCCTGAGAAATCTAGCATCTGGCCTGGTAACTCAGCAATGCTTGGCAAGAAGCTGGCCACCAGGGGAAACAAACAAGAATCAATAACTGATCCACTTTTGTCACCATTTATCTGCAACGTGCCTTTTCCAAAGTCTAACAATTTCCATCCAGATGAAAACTCCAGGTCCAACAATAAGGATATAGACATTCCTAATGCAAAAAG GACTAGCACAGATGCACCTGATAAAGGTGATGAGAAGGATCAACAAGAGAGAAGGCTGAAGGCAGCTTTTGTTCAACAGTTGGTATTGTCAACCATATTCGAGTAA
- the LOC114391781 gene encoding protein DEHYDRATION-INDUCED 19 homolog 5-like isoform X3, with protein sequence MDFDFRTSFHSVKHLSAVQAARLHSDVDNDGRCDFRCPFCDFEIEVPVLCSNFEEEHCSALKNVVCPVCEENIGKDAIMQFTHSSSRRWAWKPEKSSIWPGNSAMLGKKLATRGNKQESITDPLLSPFICNVPFPKSNNFHPDENSRSNNKDIDIPNAKRTSTDAPDKGDEKDQQERRLKAAFVQQLVLSTIFE encoded by the exons ATGGACTTCGACTTCAGGACTAGTTTTCATTCTGTCAAGCACCTCTCTGCTGTGCAAGCGGCTAGACTTCACTCTG ATGTAGATAATGATGGCCGATGTGATTTCCGATGtccattttgtgattttgaaatTGAAGTTCCTGTGCTCTGCAGCAATTTCGAAGAGGAGCATTGCTCTGCCCTAAAAAATGTG gTTTGTCCCGTATGTGAAGAAAATATAGGGAAGGATGCAATCATGCAATTTACACATTCAAGCTCTCGAAGG TGGGCGTGGAAGCCTGAGAAATCTAGCATCTGGCCTGGTAACTCAGCAATGCTTGGCAAGAAGCTGGCCACCAGGGGAAACAAACAAGAATCAATAACTGATCCACTTTTGTCACCATTTATCTGCAACGTGCCTTTTCCAAAGTCTAACAATTTCCATCCAGATGAAAACTCCAGGTCCAACAATAAGGATATAGACATTCCTAATGCAAAAAG GACTAGCACAGATGCACCTGATAAAGGTGATGAGAAGGATCAACAAGAGAGAAGGCTGAAGGCAGCTTTTGTTCAACAGTTGGTATTGTCAACCATATTCGAGTAA
- the LOC114391781 gene encoding protein DEHYDRATION-INDUCED 19 homolog 5-like isoform X1, whose amino-acid sequence MKIYIEIKSQSHNRLFEADSFLHVLHRFNLDWPPTMKEFNCMASESDVDNDGRCDFRCPFCDFEIEVPVLCSNFEEEHCSALKNVVCPVCEENIGKDAIMQFTHSSSRRWAWKPEKSSIWPGNSAMLGKKLATRGNKQESITDPLLSPFICNVPFPKSNNFHPDENSRSNNKDIDIPNAKRTSTDAPDKGDEKDQQERRLKAAFVQQLVLSTIFE is encoded by the exons ATGAAAATTTACATTGAAATAAAGAGCCAATCACATAATAGACTGTTTGAAGCTGATTCATTtttgcatgttctgcataggtTCAATTTGGATTGGCCTCCAACTATGAAGGAATTCAATTGTATGGCTTCAGAGTCAG ATGTAGATAATGATGGCCGATGTGATTTCCGATGtccattttgtgattttgaaatTGAAGTTCCTGTGCTCTGCAGCAATTTCGAAGAGGAGCATTGCTCTGCCCTAAAAAATGTG gTTTGTCCCGTATGTGAAGAAAATATAGGGAAGGATGCAATCATGCAATTTACACATTCAAGCTCTCGAAGG TGGGCGTGGAAGCCTGAGAAATCTAGCATCTGGCCTGGTAACTCAGCAATGCTTGGCAAGAAGCTGGCCACCAGGGGAAACAAACAAGAATCAATAACTGATCCACTTTTGTCACCATTTATCTGCAACGTGCCTTTTCCAAAGTCTAACAATTTCCATCCAGATGAAAACTCCAGGTCCAACAATAAGGATATAGACATTCCTAATGCAAAAAG GACTAGCACAGATGCACCTGATAAAGGTGATGAGAAGGATCAACAAGAGAGAAGGCTGAAGGCAGCTTTTGTTCAACAGTTGGTATTGTCAACCATATTCGAGTAA
- the LOC114391781 gene encoding protein DEHYDRATION-INDUCED 19 homolog 5-like isoform X4: MKEFNCMASESDVDNDGRCDFRCPFCDFEIEVPVLCSNFEEEHCSALKNVVCPVCEENIGKDAIMQFTHSSSRRWAWKPEKSSIWPGNSAMLGKKLATRGNKQESITDPLLSPFICNVPFPKSNNFHPDENSRSNNKDIDIPNAKRTSTDAPDKGDEKDQQERRLKAAFVQQLVLSTIFE; encoded by the exons ATGAAGGAATTCAATTGTATGGCTTCAGAGTCAG ATGTAGATAATGATGGCCGATGTGATTTCCGATGtccattttgtgattttgaaatTGAAGTTCCTGTGCTCTGCAGCAATTTCGAAGAGGAGCATTGCTCTGCCCTAAAAAATGTG gTTTGTCCCGTATGTGAAGAAAATATAGGGAAGGATGCAATCATGCAATTTACACATTCAAGCTCTCGAAGG TGGGCGTGGAAGCCTGAGAAATCTAGCATCTGGCCTGGTAACTCAGCAATGCTTGGCAAGAAGCTGGCCACCAGGGGAAACAAACAAGAATCAATAACTGATCCACTTTTGTCACCATTTATCTGCAACGTGCCTTTTCCAAAGTCTAACAATTTCCATCCAGATGAAAACTCCAGGTCCAACAATAAGGATATAGACATTCCTAATGCAAAAAG GACTAGCACAGATGCACCTGATAAAGGTGATGAGAAGGATCAACAAGAGAGAAGGCTGAAGGCAGCTTTTGTTCAACAGTTGGTATTGTCAACCATATTCGAGTAA